One segment of Candidatus Brocadiaceae bacterium DNA contains the following:
- a CDS encoding DegT/DnrJ/EryC1/StrS family aminotransferase, with protein sequence MNVPILDLKAQYAGLEAEIDAALRRVCRSSAFALGPEVEQFERDWAAYCEAGHCVAVQSGTAALHLALLALDVGEGDEVITTPMSFFATAEVILYTGARPVFADVDRRTACIDVARVEELITERTRAIMPVHLFGHPADMDPLLALADAHGVPVVEDACQAHGALYKGHKVGALGRAGAFSFYPTKNLGAYGEGGALVTDDPELAERARMLRNHGQNARYRHARVGYNYRMTGFQGAVLNVKLPHLDTWNGVRRRIAARYTKALADTGVATPHEAEWASCVWHQYAIRTDRRDALQKRLTEAGVGTGIHYPIPIPDLEAMREPAPRCAPAGLPEAAAWAREELSLPIHPDLSDEQVEYVIKTVKRSLGA encoded by the coding sequence CTCGGGCCGGAGGTGGAGCAGTTCGAGCGCGACTGGGCCGCCTACTGCGAGGCCGGGCACTGCGTGGCCGTGCAGTCCGGCACGGCCGCGCTGCACCTGGCCCTGCTGGCCCTGGACGTGGGCGAGGGGGACGAGGTGATCACGACGCCGATGAGCTTCTTCGCCACCGCCGAGGTGATCCTCTACACCGGCGCCCGGCCGGTCTTCGCCGACGTGGACCGCCGCACGGCCTGCATCGACGTGGCGCGCGTGGAGGAACTCATCACCGAGCGCACGCGCGCGATCATGCCCGTGCACCTGTTCGGGCATCCGGCGGACATGGACCCGCTGCTCGCGCTGGCCGACGCGCACGGCGTGCCGGTCGTCGAGGACGCCTGCCAGGCGCACGGGGCGCTCTACAAGGGGCACAAGGTCGGCGCGCTCGGGCGGGCGGGTGCCTTCAGCTTCTACCCGACGAAGAACCTGGGCGCCTACGGCGAGGGCGGCGCCCTGGTGACCGACGACCCCGAGCTGGCCGAGCGGGCGCGCATGCTGCGCAACCACGGCCAGAACGCGCGCTACCGCCATGCACGGGTCGGCTACAACTACCGCATGACCGGCTTCCAGGGGGCCGTCCTGAACGTGAAGCTGCCGCATCTGGACACCTGGAACGGCGTGCGCCGGCGCATCGCCGCCCGCTACACGAAGGCCCTGGCCGACACGGGGGTGGCGACGCCGCATGAGGCCGAGTGGGCCTCGTGCGTCTGGCATCAGTACGCCATCCGCACGGACCGGCGAGACGCGCTGCAGAAGCGGCTGACCGAGGCGGGTGTCGGCACGGGCATCCACTACCCGATCCCCATCCCGGACCTGGAGGCGATGCGCGAGCCGGCCCCGCGCTGCGCGCCCGCCGGCCTGCCCGAGGCGGCCGCCTGGGCGCGGGAGGAACTGAGCCTGCCGATCCATCCGGACCTGTCGGACGAGCAGGTGGAGTACGTGATCAAGACGGTGAAGCGGTCCCTCGGCGCGTAG